Proteins from one Ricinus communis isolate WT05 ecotype wild-type chromosome 9, ASM1957865v1, whole genome shotgun sequence genomic window:
- the LOC8265731 gene encoding uncharacterized protein LOC8265731: MWYRTKLSSRWNIRKFCTAARRRIDDEGDWFYSSEWWGTDSSSSSSNGHTVLRSTSNRGNGVVSVVAYPSSRPSKVDWPKAEKWFSQRYAEMHPVEEHDVFRIVGYQWRTLRFNDDTRQSTAKVMAAYHQSLPNSIFLMQQSHCLAVPYLKSMISAGFTTLASCNYDLVGAVYGNKTMRVLCIGHGGGSLPLFLASKIQGAMIHIVEIDPLVISASVQAMGFPAFSVMASPDQRALSKPSIMDEIMWRGIHERLYLYESDAENFVLNSSNLYDMIFIDAYDGDDIFPRKLWDADSPFLNALKDRLHPEHGTVVVNLHADYEAFSPHPSVSYFNQQLLPMSKHVRKVCRAYKDILTGDGNSCGEKQGSGFVFTVAVPWVCNTSMVVCRGLGMSNRFSSRDSIANAVISKSLEVENILNLPFSCFEYIKRDFTLID; encoded by the exons ATGTGGTACAGAACTAAGCTAAGCTCGAGATGGAATATACGAAAATTTTGTACGGCAGCACGACGGCGTATCGACGACGAAGGTGACTGGTTCTACTCATCAGAATGGTGGGGTACGgactcctcctcctcctcctctaaTGGGCATACCGTTCTCCGTTCTACTTCTAATAGAGGAAATGGCGTCGTTTCTGTCGTCGCTTATCCTTCTTCGAGACCT AGTAAGGTTGATTGGCCAAAAGCTGAGAAGTGGTTTAGTCAAAGGTATGCTGAGATGCATCCAGTTGAAGAACATGATGTATTTAGGATAGTTGGATATCAATGGCGCACGCTTCGATTTAATGATGATACACGACAGAGCACTGCTAAAGTTATGGCTGCTTACCATCAATCACTACCTAATTCCATTTTCCTAATGCAGCAGTCGCATTGTTTAGCTGTTCCAT ATTTAAAAAGTATGATATCAGCTGGGTTCACTACCTTAGCATCTTGTAACTATGATCTTGTGGGTGCTGTATACGGGAACAAAACTATGCGGGTTTTATGCATTGGTCATGGAGGGGGAAGCTTACCCTTGTTTTTGGCTTCCAAAATTCAAG GTGCTATGATTCACATTGTTGAAATTGACCCCCTTGTTATATCTGCTTCAGTACAAGCAATGGGTTTTCCAGCTTTCTCAGTTATGGCCTCACCTGATCAGCGCGCCTTGTCAAAACCCAGTATCATGGATGAAATAATGTGGAGAGGCATCCATGAGAGGCTTTACCTCTATGAGTCAGATGCTGAGAACTTTGTCCTCAACAGTAGCAATTTATATGACATGATCTTTATAGATGCTTATGATGGCGATGACATCTTCCCGCGCAAACTATGGGATGCAGATTCCCCATTCCTAAATGCACTCAAGGATAGGCTGCATCCAGAGCACGGCACTGTTGTGGTGAACCTTCATGCAGATTATGAAGCCTTCAGTCCACATCCGTCCGTTTCATATTTTAACCAACAACTTCTGCCAATGAGTAAGCATGTTCGCAAAGTCTGCCGTGCATACAAGGACATTTTGACAGGAGATGGAAATTCTTGTGGTGAGAAACAAGGTTCTGGATTTGTGTTCACTGTTGCGGTTCCTTGGGTGTGTAACACATCTATGGTGGTTTGCAGAGGTTTAGGGATGAGTAATAGATTTTCTAGTAGAGATTCGATAGCAAATGCTGTCATATCTAAATCTCTGGAGGTCGAAAATATTCTGAACCTACCATTCTCATGCTTCGAGTATATAAAGAGAGATTTtactctcattgattaa
- the LOC8265730 gene encoding uncharacterized protein LOC8265730 produces MYPKVKVRTEGQDDLYVAREHNWTSLLSLKDIQFLLLQDSCFPVKEYRDVSPVPIAKIPKTYVPNILLPTESASEGVDNKSSSDEEDRPNIRASLVPRPRAVISSPDNDALIANKNRVKATQPSALKNHNLIRSRHAQCKVVPSQATDESPLNTSKSKDTTDKKIDVRGTKGSATVLSSQRRNITSAKPSSVRI; encoded by the exons A TGTATCCGAAGGTTAAGGTTAGAACCGAAGGCCAAGATGATTTATATGTTGCACGGGAACATAATTGGACTTCTTTGCTTTCTTTGAAAGATATCCAGTTTCTCTTATTACAGGATTCTTGTTTTCCAG TGAAGGAGTACAGGGATGTTTCTCCGGTACCTATTGCAAAAATTCCAAAAACTTACGTACCAAATATACTCCTGCCAACAGAGTCTGCTTCTGAAG GAGTAGACAATAAAAGCAGTTCTGATGAGGAGGATAGACCAAATATCAGAGCTAGTTTGGTCCCACGTCCGCGTGCTGTCATATCTAGTCCTG ACAACGATGCACTGATTGCAAACAAAAACAGAGTTAAAGCAACCCAGCCTTCTGCTTTGAAGAATCATAATTTGATACGAAGTAGACATGCACAATGTAAGGTTGTCCCCAGTCAAGCCACTGATGAAAGTCCACTAAACACAAGTAAGTCCAAGGACACtactgataaaaaaattgatgttAGAGGAACGAAAGGGTCAGCAACTGTGTTATCAAGCCAGAGAAGAAATATTACAAGTGCTAAACCAAGTTCTGTAAGAATCTGA
- the LOC8265733 gene encoding putative pentatricopeptide repeat-containing protein At5g52630 produces MNQLLHTNADPRILHAQAIKSPYTNLSCFNHLITLYSRSPNFLVFSYANRLFSLLPSPNIVSWTSLISAHTHSFLSLHHFLSMLRRPILPNQRTLASLFKACTNLSALSFGFSLHSMALKLSLDTQPFSGSALVNFYSKCRLPENARKVFDEMPERDEVCYGALIVGLAQNSRAIDALSVFNEMKFCNVSSTVYSVSGALRAAAAMAALEQCRVIHGHAVVSGLDRNVIIGSSLIDGYGKAGVIMDARMVFDELLPGLNMVAWNAMMAVYAQQGDKNSVLELFNAMRGEGLLPDEYSFLAILTAFCNAGLYLESEKWLKSMKVEYGVEPGLEHYTCLVGAMGRAGRLEEAEQIAMTMPFEPDAAVWRVVLSSCACHGDADKAWVMAKRLLQLDPLDDSAYAIAVNVLSAKGRWDEVAELRKLMKDRRVKKQGGKSWIEVKGKVNVFLSEDRRHERTQEIYSKLAELMEDIEKLGYVPVLDEMLHEVGEKEKREALRYHSEKLALAFGVVSGAAPPGKALRIIKNLRICKDCHEAFKYFSIAVEREIIVRDANRYHRFLNGNCTCGEIW; encoded by the coding sequence ATGAACCAGTTGTTGCACACAAACGCTGACCCACGTATCCTCCATGCCCAAGCAATAAAATCTCCCTACACAAATCTCTCATGCTTCAATCACTTGATCACTCTCTACTCAAGATCACcaaattttcttgttttctccTACGCTAATCGTCTCTTCTCTCTGCTCCCATCTCCCAACATTGTCTCATGGACTTCCCTCATTTCAGCTCACACCcattctttcctttctcttcaCCACTTCCTCTCTATGCTTCGCCGACCAATTCTCCCCAATCAGCGGACTCTCGCTTCCCTCTTCAAAGCCTGCACCAATCTCTCCGCTCTTTCATTTGGCTTTAGTCTTCATTCCATGGCTTTGAAGCTCTCTCTCGATACCCAACCCTTTTCTGGGTCTGCATTGGTTAATTTTTACTCGAAATGTCGTTTGCCAGAGAATGCACGTAAGGTGTTTGATGAAATGCCCGAGAGAGATGAAGTCTGTTATGGTGCGTTGATTGTAGGTTTGGCTCAGAATTCCAGAGCTATAGACGCGTTGTCTGTGTTCAACGAGATGAAGTTTTGTAATGTTAGTTCGACTGTTTATAGTGTTTCGGGTGCTTTACGTGCAGCCGCAGCGATGGCGGCTTTGGAGCAATGCAGAGTGATTCATGGGCACGCCGTCGTTTCGGGTTTGGATAGGAATGTCATCATAGGCAGTAGTTTGATTGATGGGTATGGGAAGGCAGGAGTTATAATGGATGCTAGGATGGTTTTTGATGAGTTGTTGCCTGGTTTGAATATGGTAGCATGGAATGCCATGATGGCTGTCTACGCCCAACAAGGGGATAAGAACTCTGTGCTTGAGTTGTTTAATGCAATGCGGGGTGAAGGGCTGCTACCTGATGAGTATAGTTTTTTAGCCATATTAACAGCTTTTTGTAATGCAGGTTTATATCTCGAGAGTGAAAAATGGCTTAAGAGCATGAAAGTAGAGTATGGGGTAGAACCTGGTTTGGAGCACTATACATGTTTGGTGGGCGCAATGGGACGAGCAGGACGACTAGAGGAAGCAGAACAGATTGCAATGACAATGCCATTCGAACCGGATGCTGCAGTTTGGCGAGTGGTGTTGTCATCTTGTGCATGCCATGGTGATGCAGACAAGGCTTGGGTGATGGCTAAAAGGCTCTTGCAGTTGGATCCTCTTGATGATTCAGCTTATGCAATCGCTGTTAATGTGTTATCGGCTAAAGGAAGGTGGGATGAGGTTGCAGAACTGAGGAAGTTAATGAAAGATAGGAGGGTGAAGAAGCAAGGAGGTAAGAGTTGGATTGAAGTGAAAGGAAAAGTTAATGTGTTTCTGTCAGAAGATAGGAGGCATGAGAGAACACAGGAAATTTATTCCAAGTTAGCTGAGTTGATGGAGGATATTGAGAAATTAGGATATGTGCCGGTTTTGGATGAGATGTTGCATGAAGTAggggaaaaggagaaaagggAAGCACTTCGGTATCACAGTGAAAAGTTGGCTCTCGCATTTGGTGTGGTTAGTGGCGCAGCCCCACCAGGGAAGGCATTGAGGATTATTAAGAACTTAAGGATTTGTAAGGATTGCCATGAGGCTTTCAAGTATTTCAGCATAGCGGTGGAGAGGGAGATTATTGTTAGAGATGCTAACAGATACCATAGATTTTTGAATGGTAATTGTACGTGTGGAGAAATTTGGTAA